Part of the Imperialibacter roseus genome, ATAATTGTTTCTGGTGGCAAGAAGTATGTCGCCGGCATTGATCTCGTCTTCCATAAAGTGGATTTGTCGCCTGATGTATTGATTGTACATCACTGCTGACTTATTTGATCGACAAATAATGATGGTATTTTCCTGGCCGAACTTGTCATATGCATACCTCAACCCCTCCTCCAGTTTCTCGGAAGTCATCCGGAAGATGTCTTTGAACGGCCTGGTTACGAACCTGGGAGTGTAATTTTCAGCCTTTATCAGCTCCCGAAGAGCGGTAGCGTTTTCCAAAATACCCGACGCCTTTTCCTGGCGTAGCACTTCAGTGAGCTCCACTTCCTTCACATCCACGTGAAATTGACTGCGCAGGTAAGCGCTACTCATGGCCGGCGACTCAATTTGACCAACGGGTGGGAGCTGCGCCACGTCCCCTACCAAAATAAGCCTGTTGGTCTCTTTTTCAAAAACATACTCCATAAGATCTGCCAGCAGCCCATTTTGCCCAAAGTCGCTTTCGTTGGAGAGCATTGACGCTTCATCCACAATGAAGATGGTATCTTTTTGATAGTTTTTCTGTCGGCTAAATTTCAGGTTTTGGCTGCCCGGCTCTGAGGTTTGCTTGTAAATCACTTTGTGGATCGTGAATGCCGAGCGCTTGGCATAGCCGCTCATCACTTTTGCGGCCCGGCCGGTAGGTGCAAGCAGAGAATATTTTCGATTGAAAAGTGGTAGCACATTTACCAACTGGCTAACCAGGGTCGTCTTGCCTGTTCCGGCATAGCCTCTCAGCAGCAGAATCTGCGGGCCCGGCTTTTCATCATTCAGCAGCTCATCCAGGAGGCCCATAAAGGCTCTCTGCCCTTTTGTGGGGGCAAACGGAAAACGGCGTTCGAGTACTTCGGAGGGTAAGGGCAAAATGAGAAGGTGGTTATCTGTAAACGTCGAATTTCCTCAATAGCCTGCTCAAATCAAACATTGAAATGAATTGCGTATACAAAATCCGGCAGGTGGGTGATGGAATTTTCCCTAAATTTGAAGATGGATGTTAGCCAGGAGGTAGAGCGCCTGTATGGGCACGAAGTAAGAACGAGGGTGTGCGGCATTTGCTTCAGGGAAGACAAGCTGCTGTTGATCAAGCACCTGGGCCTTACCGCAGCCGGGTTTCTGTGGGCGCCGCCTGGTGGTGGCGTGCAATACGGCACCAATCTGGAAACCAACCTCATTCGGGAATTCAAAGAAGAAACCGGCCTTAACATAAAAGTGGTTAGATTTCTTTTTGTCTATGAATATGTGGGCCCGCCCCTGCAAACAATAGAACTATTCTTCGAAGTTCAGCCCACAGGCGGAGACCTGTGCAGAGGCGTTGATCCTGAAATGTCTGATTCCCAGCAAATAATAGATGAGGTTCGTTTTGTATCTTTGAAGGAGCTGAACGATTTTGCGCTGGAAAGTCTCCATCACATGCTAAAGGGTGTTCACAGCAAGGAAGACCTACTTCGTAAAACAGGATTTTTTAAATTTGAAAAGAATTAATAAAATAGCGTTTTCTATTAAAATCATATAGTTTCGTAAACTAATAACTTAAGCACTCAAATAGTCAAAAGATGAATACCACCAAAATTCTATCCATTGTAATTCTAGTTATTGCTCTAGCTTTAGGATATTATCTTTTCAGCAGCATCAAAACTGACATTGATACCACTGAAAGAATTGCCAAAACTGAGGCGAGAGTTATTAACAAGCTTAAGATGATCCGTGAGGCTCAGGTAGCTTTCCAGAAAGTAAACGGAAAATACTCTGGCAATTGGGATGAATTACTTGCATTCGTGGATACGGGTAGCTTCTACATCACAAACAAAACGGAGATCATTATTCCACTTGACTATGGTGCTGACAGTATTTATGTTGAAATTGACACAATAGGAACAGTTTTGGTGAAAGACTCAATTTTTAGCCCAAGCAAGTTTCCTAATTTCGACCTTGCCACGCTTCCTCTTATCCCCGGAACAGACGGTAAAAGGTTCGATATGTGGGCTGATAAGATTGACAAAGCAGGTGTGATGGTTGATGTAGTGGAAGTAAGAGACATTGCTCCGGTTGATCCGGCCAGAAAAGAATCCAACGAGATCACTAACCGTAAACCACTTCGTTTCGGTTCGAGAACAAACATCACCACATCGGGAAACTGGGAATAATTGCCTTTGGAGACTCTCGTAGCCAACTACAAGCTTTTAAAAAAGGTCAAAGACGCCAAGTTTGAAGTCGATGACCTTCATCACTATGGGTTGTATCTTCAGATTGGCATCCGTGATTTCCAGTTTTGTGTAATCGACAACAGAGACAATCGATGTCTTCTTTATGAAGACTTTGCCTTTGAAAACGTGAAGACGGTCAATGCCCGTCTTCAAGTCGTTCAAGATCTTTTTGAGAATCATCACCTGCTCATGGCAGGCTTTTGGAGCACCATCAAGCTTTCGATCAAAAGCCACAAGTTTGCGTTGGTACCTCAGCCGGTATTCTCAAAGGAAGGGCTTGTCGACTATCTGTCGTTTAATACCCCGTTTAATCCCAGATACGAAGAAGTATACTTCTATAAGCACATCAGCACCGATGCTGTTAACGTGTTCTCTGCCGACAAGAAGCTGATAGACTGGGTCAGGGAGCTGTACAATCAAAAAGAAGTAATTGTTGTCCACCAGGGAAGCGCATTCATTGAGGGCATTCTGAAATACAACGACCACTCAGGCGAAAAGTCGATGTTTTGTTTGGTCGACAAAGGCATCCTTCACGTGGTAATCACTTCTGATAAAAAGCTACACTATTACAACCAGTTTGCCGTACGAAAAAGTGCTGACTACCTTAAATACATCATGCTTGTGTTTAAGGAAATGAAGCTGTCGCAAAAGAAAAGTAAAGTGCTATTCTGGGGTGGTTTAACCCCACAGTCTCCGCATATTCAGGAGCTCAAAAAGTATATCCGTGACATTTCGTTTGGAAGTCGTCCTTCCTATCTCTCTTTCAGCTTTGTGTTTGACGAGATTCCTGATCACAAAGGCTTCGATGTATTCAATATTTTTCTTTGCGACTAATCTTGGCTAACTTTTAGCCAGAGACTTTTTGTATGCCAAATAAAACCGCTGTCTTTCCTGGTTCATTCGACCCCTTCACCCTGGGGCATTTCGACATTGTGATAAGGAGCCTGAAGCTGTTTGACGAAGTAATCATCGCCATTGGCCACAACAGTCAGAAAAAAAGGTATTTCCCGCTTGAGACTATGCTCAGCAAGATAGAAAGTGCCTTTGTGAAGTATCCGCAGGTAAAAATAGTGACCTATGACGAGCTGACCGCAGACCTCGCCAAAAGGCTGGGCGCTAAAGTACTACTGAGAGGACTCCGAAATACAACGGACTTTGAATATGAGAACAGTATTTCGCAGGTAAACAGGTACCTGAACGACGAAATAGAAACCATGTTTTTGATTACTTCCCCCAAGTACGCCCCCATTAGTTCCACCATTATCAGGGAAGTACATAAATACGGTGGCGATGTAAAGGCCTTTCTGCCTTACGAGTTATAAGCTTCTCTTTTCACTTTATAGAATTCCCGGGCCACGTGCCGGATTGATCGGTAGGAGTTGTAAAGAGAGGCCCTTACATCTCTTATTTCCATCCACCTAAGCTCATCAATGTTTTCCTCTTTTTGCGGAGTCATTTGACTATCATCTATGAGGTCCATACGGTACCAGTGGGTCTTTTTCAAGATGTACTTCTCGTTCATGATATAGGTGTGGTAGGTAGCGCAAATCTTCTCGCCCAAAAGCACCTTCACCCTGCACTCTTCCTCCACCTCCCTCACGGCTGCCATTTCCGGCGTTTCCTTCTTCTCTAGTTTTCCCTTTGGGAAGTCCCATTTACCAAGGCGGTGAATCAGCAAAATCTGATCTCCCTTCTCCACCACACCACCCGCAGCCTCAACAATATTGAACTTTTCCTTCAGGTGATTGATGGTCGCCTTGCGCTTACTCACGGCAAATGTGACTGCATCAAGGTCTTTCAACTTCTTTTTTGTCATCAACTGAAGAAGCTTGTCTATGTCTTCTTTCGAAGCGTTGATCACAAGCACATCGTCTTGCAACTTTTTGGTATCGATGCCGCCTCGCTTTCCGTCAACGATATGGTTGTATTGCTCGAAGTTTTGCACTTCGTCGAGCTTTTTTATGGAGACAGGGATATCGTTGATGAAAATTTTCATGTTGCGATCTAAGGGAATTCAATAATGTAAATTCTCCTCAATATGAAAAAGTTTTTGCCAGGAATTCATTAAAAAAAATCTACTAGCCCGGACACACTGAATGAACATCGTAAGGCACCTTTCGGCTATTTCTTATTCGGGTCAATATTTAACTAAGAACAGAAATGGCAATTTTATCGAGTATGGTTACTTTTGACACATGAACATTAAAATTGCAGACCCTGCCGTTGCCGCCGCCACCGCCAAGCACTTGCTCAGCATTGGGGCAGTAAAGCTCAGCCCCGACAAGCCGTTTACCTGGGCTTCTGGTTGGAAATCGCCTATTTACTGCGACAACAGAATGACATTGTCCTACCCTGAAACAAGAAGTTTCATGAAGGAACAGTTAGTCAATCTTATCAAGAAGGAATTTCCCAGCGTCGGGGGTATTGCAGGAGTGGCCACCGCAGGCATTCCCCAGGGAGCACTTTTAGCTGACAGCCTTGATTTGCCCTTTTGCTATGTGCGCTCCAAGCCGAAAGACCATGGCATGGAAAATCTCATCGAGGGAAGGATAGAGACTGGCCAGAAAGTAGTTGTTGTCGAGGACCTAGTCTCAACTGGAGGCAGCTCACTGAAAGCTGTAGACGCCCTTAGAGGAGCCAAAGCGCAAGTGCTGGGCATGGCAGCCATTTTTACCTATGGTTTCCCTCAGGCCGAGCAAAACTTCGTCAGGGCCGAGGTAAACCTGGCTTGCCTGTGCGACTATGAGTCGCTGATTAAAGTAGCCAGCGATAATGGCTATATCAATGCCTCCCATGTGGCGTCGCTCGGAGCATGGAGAACTGACCCCGCCAACTGGAAAGCCTGAACCAATGGACTATAGCCTAACTTCGTCAGACCTCATTGTTGGTGTTAAAACACTTGGTGCAGAACTCTGTAGCATCAAAGGTGCCAGCAGTGGTGTAGAGTACGTCTGGCAGGCTAACCCAGCCGACTGGGGCAGGCACGCCCCTATTTTGTTTCCCATAGTGGGCAAGCTCAAAGGCGACAGCTATGAGTACATAGGGAAAACATACCATTTACCACAGCATGGCTTTGCAAGAGACCAGCCGTTTAGTCTGATAGAATCGACCACGTCAAAGTTGGTGTTCGAACTTACCTCAAATGACAAGCTGAAGCTTGTATATCCCTTCGACTTTTCATTGTCAGTAACGTATGAGCTCTCAGGAAACTCACTCCGAATTTCCTACGCAGTAAAAAACCCAGGCACTGGTCCCCTCCTCTATTCCGTTGGTGCCCATCCTGCATTTCGTATTCCTATTCATCCCAAAGCCAAAAGGTCGGACTACGAAATCCTTTTTGAAAAAGAAGAGGCAGTGGCTGTGCACCTAATTGACGGCGGACTGCTTTCTGGCAAAACCGGACCCCTTTCCCTTGAGCAAAACAGGCTGGCTATCAGTGACTCTCTGTTCGACAAAGATGCGCTTGTGTTTAAGGGGCTTGCCTCAAAAAAATTATCACTGGCAAAAGCCGGAGAGGCACCGTTCTTAAATTTCTATTTCGATGCTCCTTACTTTGGCATCTGGTCTAAGTCAGCCACATCTCAATTCGTGTGTCTTGAGCCATGGAACGGCATTGCTGACAGTGTCAGTCACAATCAGGCTTTAGAAAAAAAGGAGGGCATTCGCAGCCTGGCCGCTGGCGCAACCGAAACATTCGGCTTCACTGTCGAAATCGCCGGGTAAAACTGTCTTCCCAATGACCAACCAATCAGATTGGCGAACCGAACACAAACCCGGGAAGACCAGCCACGTTCGAGCTTGTATATAAAAAATATGAAGCTCTTTATATTCACTCTCCTTCTGTTTGTTTTTCAAATCGGTGTAGCTCAAGATGCAACTCAAAGGAAAAACAATTTCAACCTGACTAAAAATGGTGTTGCCCTATCTGGCTATGACCCGGTGAGCTACTTCAAAAGCCCGGAACCAAAAAAAGGCGAAGCGACATGGTCGTATACCTACAAAGGAATTACTTATTGGTTTAGCTCAGCTAGCAACCGCTCTGAGTTCGTTAATTCACCTGCGGCTTATGAACCGTCGTATGGCGGGTGGTGCGCCTATGCCCTCGGCACTTCCGGCGAAAAGGTAGAGGTAGATCCGCTCACCTACAAAATCTACCAGGGCAAACTGCTACTTTTCTACAACAGGCTTTTCACCAATACGCTCACTCTTTGGAACAAAGACGAGGGCACATTCTTTACAACAGCAGAGAAAAATTGGCCTTCTATAATTAATCATTGATTTTCTAGTACATTACTTAGACCAAAGAGGTGTAAAGGTGCAACTCTCATTTTTTCCTCTACAAAATAGCGGTAGTCGTCGAAATAAGCCGCACACAAAACCCTAATTCCTTAAGATTGTACATGACCGATGGAGATGGCTCCAGTATCCCGGTCGTATTATTGAAAAAGCTATGGATGGGAACAGAGAATGTCTTACCAAAAGTTGTCCTATGGCCTCTAGCTTTACATCATGAACCGCAGAATAGAGATTATCTACGTTGTTGACGATGACGACATTTATCAATACGCCGTCAAAAAGAAAATCCTGAAGCGTAAACTTTCTGCCGAGGTAAGTACTTTCAAGAACGGGAAGGACGCCATTCTGCATTTGGGTGAGGTGGTGAAGGTCGGCGGCCGTTTGCCAGACGTTATCTTCCTTGACCTGAACATGCCCATTATGGATGGCTGGGATTTTTTAAACGAATATGCCCGACTTCGGCCTCATGTGAATAAGAAAATTCTTCTTTACATCGTATCAAGTTCAATCCAGGATTCGGACATTGACCGGGCAAGAAGCATGTATGGCGTAACGGATTATATTGTAAAACCTATTGACGACGAACGCCTGGACGATATTTTGATTCCCGCTTAGCAAATTATATTTTCGGGTATCGCCGATTTTCTCTTTACATAAAAGAGAGAAAAGAGAAAGAATGTTTATTTTTCATTGCTTTTGAAAAATACATATTTCTAAGCTTGCTGATCGAACCTAACTATGATACTGAGTTTTTTCCTTCTCATTGTCGGATTTTTTGTTTTAATAAAAGGAGCTGATTTACTGGTAACGGGTGCCTCATCTCTAGCCAAGAGATACAATGTTCCTGAGTTGGCTATCGGACTCACCATTGTCGCATTTGGTACCTCTGCGCCAGAAATGGTGGTTAACGGAGTCGCTTCTTACGAGGGCCATACCGATGTGGTGTTGGGCAACGTAGTTGGCTCAAACATCTTCAACACTTTTTTCATTCTGGGGATAGCCGGTGTGGTCTATCCTCTCTCGGTGCAAAAGAGCACCGTTTTCAAAGAAATACCCTACTCTCTATTTGGGGGTTTACTCATCTTGTTTTTTGCCAACGACGTGCTCCTGAATATGGGAGACCAGAATATCATCAGTGTGGTGGAAGGAGTCATTTTGTTTGTCTTTTTCCTGCTGTTTCTGGTCTATGTCTTTTTCTCGATGAAGAAAGGTCAGGATTCATCAGGTGATGAACCGATCAAGGTCATTGCCATGCCAAAGACTATACTTTTTATGATTTTGGGGCTTATTGGCCTGACCATTGGCGGAAAGCTGGTTGTAAGCAATGCCATAGACATCGCCAGGTACCTTCAGGTGAGCGAGCAGCTGATTGGCCTCACCATTATGGCTGCCGGAACATCGCTGCCGGAGCTGGCCACCTCAGTGGTGGCAGCTACTCAAAAGAAAAGTGACCTGGCTGTCGGTAACATTGTCGGGTCTAACATCTTCAATATGTTTTTTGTGCTGTCTATCAGTTCTATGATCAACCCAATTCCCTACCCGACCATTTTCAATGTGGACATGATCACGTTTATGGCTGGCACTGTCATTCTGTTTATTGCCATGTTCACCGGCGAGAAGAAAATCCTGGATCGCTGGGAAGCCCTTATACTGCTGATGTTTTTCGTCTTTTACAACATGTATCTGGTGTATAGAGATCACCTGATTGGTGCTTAGGAGGTACCTGCCCGATTGCACAAGTGTTTAATCCTGGTCATCCTGCCCATGGAACAGGCTTGTATCGAAGTAAACTGTGTCAGAAAAGGACAACATTTCCCGACAAGAGCAAAACAAGAGGATCAATCAGTTCGAAAATAAGATAGCAGAGCGACCTTCCGGCCAATATTCCTGCACCAGCGCTAATGGAGGGCCACATCTGCCAATCTTAATAACAAATTAGTTTCTCCAGAAAAGGTAAACTGAGTAAAGGGCGTAGGCTGCCAGAAAGATCGCCGCTTCAACCCTATCAAGCTTGTTCCTTTTGAAAGTGAACATGGCTAGAAGCAGAGCCACCGTTCCAAGCATCAAAACAAACATGTCGGCATTCATTGTGGCATTGTAAGGTACCGGCCTGACAGTTCCGTTGATTCCCAAAATAAAAATGATGTTGAAGATGTTTGAGCCAACCACATTGCCAATAGCGATGTCGGTATTTCGCCGGTAAGCGGCCATGGCTGACGTCGCCAATTCCGGCAAAGAGGTGCCTGCTGCGAGCACTGTAAGGCCGATCAATTTTTCGCTCATTGAAAATGCCCGGGCAATATAGACGGCACTATCTGTCACCAATTTCCCTCCTAACACAAGCGCCGCAA contains:
- a CDS encoding ATP-dependent DNA helicase, which codes for MGLLDELLNDEKPGPQILLLRGYAGTGKTTLVSQLVNVLPLFNRKYSLLAPTGRAAKVMSGYAKRSAFTIHKVIYKQTSEPGSQNLKFSRQKNYQKDTIFIVDEASMLSNESDFGQNGLLADLMEYVFEKETNRLILVGDVAQLPPVGQIESPAMSSAYLRSQFHVDVKEVELTEVLRQEKASGILENATALRELIKAENYTPRFVTRPFKDIFRMTSEKLEEGLRYAYDKFGQENTIIICRSNKSAVMYNQYIRRQIHFMEDEINAGDILLATRNNYFYFPEDAPGGFLANGDFVEIMKIISFQEAYGFRFADLELRMIDYDAGKFEAKVLLESLHAPTPSIGPEDHKKLYEEVLKDYEDLVNKKERAEALKKDPFLNALQVKFAYALTCHKSQGGQWQAVFVDQGYVKDNMINQDFVRWLYTAVTRATDEVFLVNFDAKFFAG
- a CDS encoding NUDIX hydrolase, with product MEFSLNLKMDVSQEVERLYGHEVRTRVCGICFREDKLLLIKHLGLTAAGFLWAPPGGGVQYGTNLETNLIREFKEETGLNIKVVRFLFVYEYVGPPLQTIELFFEVQPTGGDLCRGVDPEMSDSQQIIDEVRFVSLKELNDFALESLHHMLKGVHSKEDLLRKTGFFKFEKN
- a CDS encoding DUF3822 family protein, encoding METLVANYKLLKKVKDAKFEVDDLHHYGLYLQIGIRDFQFCVIDNRDNRCLLYEDFAFENVKTVNARLQVVQDLFENHHLLMAGFWSTIKLSIKSHKFALVPQPVFSKEGLVDYLSFNTPFNPRYEEVYFYKHISTDAVNVFSADKKLIDWVRELYNQKEVIVVHQGSAFIEGILKYNDHSGEKSMFCLVDKGILHVVITSDKKLHYYNQFAVRKSADYLKYIMLVFKEMKLSQKKSKVLFWGGLTPQSPHIQELKKYIRDISFGSRPSYLSFSFVFDEIPDHKGFDVFNIFLCD
- the coaD gene encoding pantetheine-phosphate adenylyltransferase, producing MPNKTAVFPGSFDPFTLGHFDIVIRSLKLFDEVIIAIGHNSQKKRYFPLETMLSKIESAFVKYPQVKIVTYDELTADLAKRLGAKVLLRGLRNTTDFEYENSISQVNRYLNDEIETMFLITSPKYAPISSTIIREVHKYGGDVKAFLPYEL
- a CDS encoding NUDIX hydrolase; this encodes MKIFINDIPVSIKKLDEVQNFEQYNHIVDGKRGGIDTKKLQDDVLVINASKEDIDKLLQLMTKKKLKDLDAVTFAVSKRKATINHLKEKFNIVEAAGGVVEKGDQILLIHRLGKWDFPKGKLEKKETPEMAAVREVEEECRVKVLLGEKICATYHTYIMNEKYILKKTHWYRMDLIDDSQMTPQKEENIDELRWMEIRDVRASLYNSYRSIRHVAREFYKVKREAYNS
- the pyrE gene encoding orotate phosphoribosyltransferase, producing MNIKIADPAVAAATAKHLLSIGAVKLSPDKPFTWASGWKSPIYCDNRMTLSYPETRSFMKEQLVNLIKKEFPSVGGIAGVATAGIPQGALLADSLDLPFCYVRSKPKDHGMENLIEGRIETGQKVVVVEDLVSTGGSSLKAVDALRGAKAQVLGMAAIFTYGFPQAEQNFVRAEVNLACLCDYESLIKVASDNGYINASHVASLGAWRTDPANWKA
- a CDS encoding aldose 1-epimerase family protein; this translates as MDYSLTSSDLIVGVKTLGAELCSIKGASSGVEYVWQANPADWGRHAPILFPIVGKLKGDSYEYIGKTYHLPQHGFARDQPFSLIESTTSKLVFELTSNDKLKLVYPFDFSLSVTYELSGNSLRISYAVKNPGTGPLLYSVGAHPAFRIPIHPKAKRSDYEILFEKEEAVAVHLIDGGLLSGKTGPLSLEQNRLAISDSLFDKDALVFKGLASKKLSLAKAGEAPFLNFYFDAPYFGIWSKSATSQFVCLEPWNGIADSVSHNQALEKKEGIRSLAAGATETFGFTVEIAG
- a CDS encoding YHS domain-containing (seleno)protein, with amino-acid sequence MKLFIFTLLLFVFQIGVAQDATQRKNNFNLTKNGVALSGYDPVSYFKSPEPKKGEATWSYTYKGITYWFSSASNRSEFVNSPAAYEPSYGGWCAYALGTSGEKVEVDPLTYKIYQGKLLLFYNRLFTNTLTLWNKDEGTFFTTAEKNWPSIINH
- a CDS encoding response regulator encodes the protein MNRRIEIIYVVDDDDIYQYAVKKKILKRKLSAEVSTFKNGKDAILHLGEVVKVGGRLPDVIFLDLNMPIMDGWDFLNEYARLRPHVNKKILLYIVSSSIQDSDIDRARSMYGVTDYIVKPIDDERLDDILIPA
- a CDS encoding calcium/sodium antiporter, whose product is MILSFFLLIVGFFVLIKGADLLVTGASSLAKRYNVPELAIGLTIVAFGTSAPEMVVNGVASYEGHTDVVLGNVVGSNIFNTFFILGIAGVVYPLSVQKSTVFKEIPYSLFGGLLILFFANDVLLNMGDQNIISVVEGVILFVFFLLFLVYVFFSMKKGQDSSGDEPIKVIAMPKTILFMILGLIGLTIGGKLVVSNAIDIARYLQVSEQLIGLTIMAAGTSLPELATSVVAATQKKSDLAVGNIVGSNIFNMFFVLSISSMINPIPYPTIFNVDMITFMAGTVILFIAMFTGEKKILDRWEALILLMFFVFYNMYLVYRDHLIGA